One region of Monomorium pharaonis isolate MP-MQ-018 chromosome 11, ASM1337386v2, whole genome shotgun sequence genomic DNA includes:
- the LOC105839525 gene encoding NADPH--cytochrome P450 reductase, protein MELPTADASQPKAIRMPGSSESENAAEALDEPFLSVLDIMLVASLFIAAAWWLLKRRKQEEPPTKSYSIQPTSFTTTSPSENSFIKKLKTSGRSLVVFYGSQTGTAEEFAGRLAKEGIRYKMKGMVADPEECDMEELVRLKTIPNSLAVFCMATYGEGDPTDNAMEFIDWLKSGDADLSGLNYAVFGLGNKTYEHYNEIGTYVDHRLEQLGATRVCELGLGDDDANIEDDFITWKDKFWPAVCEFFGIEGAGEDVSIRQYKLTEHVDLPTDRIYTGEIARLHSFTNQRPPYDAKNPFLAPVKANRELHGPASDRSCMHIEFDLANSKMRYETGDHLAVYPVNDEELVNKIGEKCGVNLDTIFTLTNTDEESTKKHPFPCPCSYRTALTHYLDITSNPRTHVLKELAEYTTDPAEKEKLKLMALTTAEGKAAYQQWIIQENRNIVHILEDISSLKPPLDHLCEILPRLQCRYYSISSSPKLYPTSVHITAVVVEYKTPTGRINKGVTTTWLKQKHPSDPPCLVPIFVRKSQFRLPTRPSTPIVMIGPGTGLAPFRGFIQEREFAKKEGKQVGDTILYFGCRKSQEDYIYREELEDYVKSGLLTLHTAFSREQAHKVYVTHLLEKNKEELWRVIGEQNGHIYVCGDAKNMARDVHNILLKVVMERGKMSEADAANYIKKMESQKRYSSDVWS, encoded by the exons ATGGAATTACCG ACCGCGGACGCATCACAACCGAAGGCCATAAGAATGCCGGGTTCGTCGGAGAGCGAGAACGCGGCGGAGGCGCTCGACGAGCCGTTCCTCAGCGTCCTGGACATCATGCTGGTCGCCAGCCTCTTCATAGCGGCGGCATGGTGGCTCTTGAAAAGGAGAAAGCAGGAGGAACCGCCCACAAAGTCCTACTCTATCCA ACCGACGTCATTCACTACTACGTCGCCGTCAGAGAACTCCTTCATCAAGAAACTGAAGACCTCCGGGCGAAGCCTAGTGGTATTCTATGGCAGCCAAACGGGTACTGCCGAAGAATTCGCGGGTCGTCTTGCCAAGGAGGGTATCAGGTACAAGATGAAGGGCATGGTGGCCGATCCTGAGGAGTGCGACATg GAAGAATTGGTGCGCCTGAAAACTATCCCGAACAGTTTGGCGGTATTCTGCATGGCCACGTACGGCGAGGGCGATCCTACCGATAACGCGATGGAGTTCATCGATTGGCTTAAGAGCGGCGACGCCGATCTCTCAGGACTAAATTACGCG GTATTCGGACTGGGTAATAAGACTTACGAGCACTATAATGAGATTGGTACATATGTGGATCATAGATTAGAGCAACTGGGTGCTACGCGCGTTTGCGAGTTAGGTCTTGGGGATGATGACGCAAA caTAGAGGATGATTTCATCACATGGAAAGATAAATTTTGGCCGGCTGTCTGCGAATTCTTCGGCATCGAAGGAGCTGGTGAGGATGTTAGTATTCGACaatacaaactcacggaacacGTGGATCTACCGACCGATCGTATTTACACCGGAGAGATCGCGCGTCTTCATTCCTTCACGAATCAAAGACC GCCGTATGATGCGAAGAACCCATTCTTGGCTCCTGTGAAAGCGAATCGCGAACTACATGGTCCGGCATCTGATAGATCGTGTATGCATATAGAATTCGATCTCGCAAACTCCAAGATGCGTTACGAGACGGGCGATCATTTAGCTGTCTATCCCGTAAATGACGAGGAGCTGGTGAACAAAATTGGCGAAAAATGCGGCGTGAATTTGGATACTATTTTCACCCTTACGAATACAGATG AGGAATCTACGAAGAAGCATCCATTCCCTTGCCCTTGCAGCTATAGGACTGCCTTGACACATTACTTAGATATTACAAGTAATCCGCGTACACACGTTCTCAAAGAGTTAGCAGAGTATACGACAGATCCCGCAGAAAAGGAGAAGCTGAAGCTGATGGCGTTGACCACCGCGGAGGGCAAAGCGGCCTATCAACAATGGATAATTCAAGAGAATCGCaacattgtacatatattggAAGATATTTCCAGTTTGAAGCCACCATTAGATCATCTGTGCGAGATTTTGCCACGATTACAGTGTCGATACTATTCGATATCTTCGTCTCCGAAG CTTTATCCAACTTCAGTTCATATTACGGCAGTGGTAGTGGAATACAAAACTCCGACCGGCAGAATAAACAAAGGTGTGACGACTACTTGGCTGAAGCAGAAACATCCCTCCGATCCACCTTGTCTCGTCCCGATTTTTGTAAGGAAGTCTCAGTTCCGTTTGCCGACGCGCCCGAGTACTCCTATCGTCATGATCGGTCCGGGCACTGGTTTAGCGCCGTTCAGAGGTTTCATACAAGAACGGGAATTCGCGAAAAAGGAAG GTAAACAGGTAGGCGACACGATACTATACTTCGGATGTAGGAAAAGTCAAGAGGATTATATCTATCGTGAAGAGTTAGAGGATTACGTAAAGAGTGGCTTATTAACATTGCACACTGCATTCAGTCGAGAGCAAGCGCACAAAGTTTATGTTACACACTTGCTCGAGAAGAACAAGGAAGAATTATGGCGTGTCATTGGCGAGCAAAATGGGCATATTTACGTTTGCGG ggATGCAAAAAATATGGCTCGCGATGTGCATAATATATTACTCAAAGTAGTAATGGAACGTGGCAAAATGTCAGAAGCTGATGCCGCAAATTACATCAAGAAGATGGAATCCCAGAAGCGATACTCTAGTGATGTTTGGAGTTGA
- the LOC105840387 gene encoding ras-related protein Rab-34 — MLETRSAVYKMMKEEAHDERQITDWPPPFSSETTPYSESDFGSLIRRTCESKSLTLRISKVIVIGDVAVGKTSLVNRFCHRHFDNNYKATIGVDFEVERFDILGVPFHLQIWDTAGQERFKCIAASYYRGANVIMVVFDLGNLMSLTHCQQWLNEASRSNVGPHHIFLVGAKKDLLSHPVYEIIEKRAIETARRMRAEYWAVSSRTGNGVFELFTRVAALSFHAMALREMQSLKLEPINIGSATITLNRQSKETEIKRRGGLKCSRCPM; from the exons ATGTTAGAGACGCGTTCCGCGGTTTATAAGATGATGAAGGAAGAGGCCCACGACGAGAGACAG ATAACTGATTGGCCGCCGCCCTTCTCATCCGAAACCACGCCATACAGCGAGAGCGACTTCGGCAGCCTGATCAGGCGGACCTGCGAGAGCAAGAGCCTGACTCTCCGAATCTCCAAGGTGATCGTCATCGGCGACGTCGCCGTCGGCAAGACGTCGTTGGTCAACCG CTTTTGTCACAGGCACTTCGACAACAATTACAAGGCCACCATCGGCGTGGACTTCGAGGTAGAGAGGTTTGACATCCTCGGCGTGCCCTTCCACttgcaaat ATGGGACACCGCGGGGCAGGAAAGGTTCAAATGCATCGCGGCGTCCTATTATCGCGGCGCAAATG TAATCATGGTCGTTTTCGACCTGGGGAACCTGATGTCGCTGACGCACTGCCAGCAATGGTTGAACGAGGCTAGTCGCAGCAACGTTGGCCCTCATCATATTTTTTTGGTCGGCGCTAAGAAGGATCTATTA TCTCATCCAGTGTACGAGATAATCGAAAAGCGAGCGATTGAGACAGCAAGGAGGATGCGGGCGGAATACTGGGCGGTCTCGTCGAGGACAGGCAACGGGGTATTTGAACTGTTCACGCGGGTCGCCGCACTTTCTTTTCACGCGATGGCCCTGCGGGAAATGCAGAGCTTAAAACTCGAGCCGATCAACATCGGCTCGGCAACGATAA CGTTGAACAGGCAATCGAAGGAAACCGAGATAAAGCGGCGGGGAGGGCTAAAATGTTCCAGATGTCCGATGTGA
- the LOC118647960 gene encoding uncharacterized protein LOC118647960 → MASESEQTNAPEKEITDIQDLSDEKQNEKNIDIEMTSKNPKKSDGKSMSPKPKDKKSTILTDKQSTTTESKREEKKRPKFCDEEPYIVKLFKSLIKENQKSAEEKTK, encoded by the exons ATGGCAAGCGAATCTGAACAGACGAATGCACccgaaaaagaaattacagaCATTCAA GATTTAAGTGACGAAAAGCAGAACGAGAAAAATATCGATATCGAGATGACGTCAAAGAATCCGAAGAAGAGTGACGGAAAATCAATGAGTCCGAAGCCGAAGGATAAAAAATCGACGATTCTGACAGACAAACAGTCGACGACGACGGAATCGAAACGGGAGGAGAAAAAACGACCAAAGTTCTGCGATGAGGAACCTTATATTGTGAAACTCTTTAAAAGTCTAATAAAGGAAAATCAGAAGAGCGCAGAGGAAAAGACGAAATAA
- the LOC105839526 gene encoding uncharacterized protein LOC105839526: MRRNSLRRSAIGPLTQKINAPQHLLRLKDEEDDDERDDERDDDRFRLPSLPRQRSWKNDDDDNDDDDDIPFNSAATSVSWSQEVANGTTHKLEEQWATVERTFYEEDDQLSLGPVLDECAQWRTQIPYLRIVGRNPVACNVDDARLDVRALSAKKTRELDDSQNDKVFAERSLLMKEGEDSVQYKLNKAKFQDVLDMMMEYIISELFPDEKSDTDSLCDDLSDALRITPAPVHSNRNSLSRNSKTNWTEEAISPNYIENKSISIRNRLLDTESSLQTIKNDTSHHQGAQKRSRNSISANKLRDFDDAEHDDALKSNDCTPHIGRNKLGTIFNERIIVSPVPFRMSTRESFSTLRTVPIKFMNENLEISCQRSARNIGFQGSARQSGALRNLNIRSAWQPPVSSTVWPKNVRLAPLDTSRLPSSKNRLLAPSPTALHCSRRPLSPISRSTIPKSAHVNQYCGSDFLTVQGKHIGPVHSRLNLLSADCNPRMAKSKKKKNTRGAKERTLRESLMRAKSEAL, translated from the exons ATGCGAAGGAACAGCCTCAGGAGAAGCGC GATCGGTCCGCTGACGCAAAAAATAAACGCCCCCCAGCATCTGCTGCGGCTCAAGGACGAGGAAGATGACGATGAGCGCGACGACGAACGGGACGACGATCGCTTTCGGCTGCCCAGCCTGCCGCGGCAGAGATCGTGGAagaatgacgacgacgacaacgacgatgacgatgataTCCCGTTCAACAGCGCGGCAACGTCCGTCTCCTGGTCGCAGGAGGTGGCGAATGGGACAACTCACAAGCTGGAGGAGCAATGGGCGACTGTCGAGAGGACCTTCTACGAGGAAGATGATCAGCTGTCTCTTGGACCTGTCCTAGACGAGTGTGCACAGTGGCGAACGCAGATACCGTACCTGAGGATAGTTGGCAGGAATCCGGTTGCTTGCAACGTGGACGACGCGCGGCTCGACGTTCGTGCCTTGAGCGCCAAGAAAACAAGAGAGCTTGATGATTCGCAGAATGACAAAGTATTCGCGGAACGCAGTCTCTTAATGAAG gaaGGAGAGGATTCTGTGCAATACAAATTGAACAAGGCAAAATTCCAGGATGTCCTCGATATGATGATGGAATACATAATCTCAGAGCTTTTTCCTGACGAGAAGAGCGATACAGATTCCCTGTGTGACGATCTAAGCGACGCCTTGAGAATAACTCCTGCTCCTGTTCACAGCAACAGAAACTCTTTGTCGAGAAACTCAAAGACGAATTGGACAGAGGAGGCGATCTCGCCTAATTATATCGAGAACAAGTCTATAAGTATAAGGAATCGATTGCTGGATACAGAAAGTTCCCTTCAGACAATAAAGAACGACACGAGTCATCATCAAGGAGCCCAGAA GAGATCGAGAAATTCAATCTCCGCGAATAAATTAAGGGACTTTGATGACGCGGAACATGACGACGCTTTAAAGTCCAATGACTGTACGCCACATATAGGCAGAAATAAGCTTGGAACTATCTTTAATGAGAGGATCATTGTAAGCCCCGTGCCTTTTAGAATGTCTACGCGAGAAAGCTTCTCCACTTTAAGAACTGTCCcgattaaatttatgaatgaGAATTTGGAAATCTCTTGCCAAA GATCAGCTCGAAACATTGGCTTCCAAGGTTCCGCTAGACAATCGGGTGCCTTGAGGAATCTAAATATTCGTTCTGCCTGGCAACCTCCCGTCTCTTCTACCGTTTGGCCAAAAAATGTACGACTCGCTCCTCTAGACACTTCGAGACTTCCCAGTAGTAAAAATCG tTTGTTGGCACCATCGCCTACCGCTTTACATTGCAGCCGAAGACCACTGAGTCCAATTTCTCGCTCCACGATACCGAAATCCGCTCACGTGAATCAGTATTGTGGCAGCGATTTTTTAACGGTTCAAGGGAAGCATATCGGCCCCGTGCATTCGAGGCTCAACTTGCTCTCGGCTGACTGCAATCCCAGGATGGCCAAGagcaagaagaagaaaaatactCGAGGCGCGAAGGAGAGAACTTTGAGAGAAAGCTTAATGCGAGCAAAATCGGAAGCGCTTTGA